The Candidatus Methylacidiphilales bacterium genome includes a window with the following:
- a CDS encoding 5-formyltetrahydrofolate cyclo-ligase, producing the protein MQPPPPHPKQLQRDLARSRLKVMTDKDREIASRCLIENIHRLPILRRLQPVAGFYPLLKQEPDLRPYWQSILDRGLPLIMPSGADNLEEISLWRVPHLDAFRPTQSGVMEPDPAQCQPIPFSEPKLIFVPGIAFNASGARLGRGKGYYDRLLPRLRQTTYRVGVFFSCQEIEDLYTEPHDAPLDLIITDQSIHLCSI; encoded by the coding sequence ATGCAACCCCCTCCTCCTCACCCCAAGCAACTCCAGCGCGACCTCGCTCGCTCTCGACTAAAAGTCATGACCGATAAAGACCGCGAAATCGCCTCACGTTGCCTCATTGAAAACATTCACCGTCTCCCCATCCTCCGCCGACTCCAGCCCGTCGCAGGCTTTTACCCCCTGCTCAAGCAAGAACCCGATCTCCGCCCCTACTGGCAATCCATCCTCGACCGAGGCCTCCCCCTCATCATGCCCTCCGGCGCAGATAACCTCGAAGAAATCTCCCTCTGGCGAGTCCCCCACCTCGACGCTTTCCGCCCCACCCAAAGCGGCGTCATGGAACCCGACCCCGCACAATGCCAACCCATACCCTTCTCCGAACCCAAACTCATCTTCGTCCCCGGCATAGCCTTCAACGCCTCCGGCGCACGCCTCGGTCGCGGCAAGGGATATTATGACCGCCTCCTCCCACGACTCCGCCAGACAACTTACCGCGTCGGCGTCTTCTTTTCCTGTCAAGAAATCGAAGACCTCTACACCGAGCCTCACGACGCCCCCCTAGACCTCATCATCACAGACCAATCCATCCACCTCTGCTCAATCTAA
- a CDS encoding phospholipase D-like domain-containing protein, with product MKTAQSYLILLIISLIITNLPLSAAIISGSDWNVIWNRPDQNSSLNTPEEFDIRDALIARINALGSNHSAFLSTFTFSGNATGAGSILTAIYNRLSDPTVSNLTIRMNIDKNINPSTLYNTGGSSPFYSISGLASTVFPNGNAFYYDRGTYPYGIMHNKFSLFDYGPGNRWIHSSSANYTGGSAIFQWNISFEVRNDALYALYLGEANQLMGTDTNTSDGIYHDNPTKSHAFDLSPPSISFDGGNGLIGVRFGPHPDSIVPGGNNAASEIISAINSAQYSILLGTNKLSSMQIANALINACNNGVEVHLIISQSDVTGSGDSVAVYNHLNNPANYADAAAFARFFTYIADRDGATAGLQPDNPLTDQDLVHTKYLVIDAGTPNAQVIHGSANFTNQALNGTNLNDENILFIKSTSVANAFVQHAQAMTAGQIPALPVPEPSTYAFILLGLGLGSLILSIKSNKHKTSSTPVHTKTP from the coding sequence ATGAAAACGGCCCAATCCTACCTCATCCTCCTAATCATCAGCCTAATAATAACCAACCTTCCCCTCTCTGCTGCCATCATCTCCGGTTCAGATTGGAATGTCATCTGGAATCGCCCAGACCAAAATTCATCCCTCAACACCCCAGAAGAATTCGACATCCGCGACGCCCTCATCGCAAGAATAAATGCCCTCGGCAGCAACCACTCCGCCTTTCTCTCCACCTTCACCTTTTCTGGCAACGCCACAGGCGCAGGCTCCATCCTCACAGCTATCTACAACCGCCTCAGCGATCCCACCGTCTCCAACCTCACAATCCGCATGAATATCGATAAAAATATAAACCCCTCCACCCTCTACAACACCGGTGGCTCCTCCCCATTCTACTCAATCAGCGGCCTAGCCTCCACCGTCTTTCCAAACGGCAACGCCTTCTACTACGACCGAGGCACATACCCATACGGGATCATGCACAACAAATTCTCCCTCTTCGACTACGGCCCCGGCAACCGCTGGATCCACTCCAGCTCCGCCAACTACACCGGCGGCTCAGCCATATTCCAATGGAATATCTCCTTCGAAGTCCGCAACGACGCACTCTACGCCCTCTACCTCGGCGAAGCCAACCAACTCATGGGCACAGACACAAACACCTCCGACGGCATCTACCACGATAACCCCACCAAATCCCACGCCTTCGACCTCTCCCCCCCTAGCATCAGCTTCGACGGCGGCAACGGCCTCATCGGAGTCCGTTTCGGCCCCCACCCCGACAGCATCGTCCCCGGAGGAAACAACGCCGCATCAGAAATCATTTCCGCCATCAACTCCGCCCAATACTCCATTCTCCTCGGCACCAACAAACTCTCCTCCATGCAAATCGCCAACGCCCTCATCAACGCCTGCAACAACGGCGTCGAAGTCCACCTCATCATCTCCCAAAGCGACGTCACAGGCTCAGGTGACTCCGTTGCCGTTTACAACCACCTCAATAACCCCGCCAACTACGCAGACGCAGCAGCCTTCGCACGATTTTTTACCTACATCGCTGATCGCGACGGAGCAACAGCCGGCTTGCAACCAGACAACCCCCTCACCGATCAAGATCTCGTCCACACAAAATACCTCGTCATAGACGCCGGCACCCCCAACGCCCAAGTCATCCACGGCTCCGCCAACTTCACCAATCAAGCCCTCAACGGCACTAACCTCAACGACGAAAACATCCTCTTCATCAAAAGCACATCAGTCGCCAATGCTTTCGTCCAACACGCCCAAGCCATGACAGCTGGCCAGATCCCCGCACTCCCAGTTCCAGAGCCCTCCACCTATGCATTCATTCTCCTAGGCCTAGGCCTAGGAAGCCTGATCCTAAGTATCAAATCCAACAAACACAAAACATCCTCCACTCCCGTACACACCAAAACACCTTAA
- a CDS encoding aspartate aminotransferase family protein — MIEQRVYQLIAGQRAEAVLRRHDQVVLGNYARFPLLIRRGKGCYVWDEEGRRYLDFAQGIAVNALGHCHEAIVKAIQDQMGRLMHVSNLFYHEGQALLAERIVGLLGAGRVFFCNSGAEANEALIKLARRFGAESGRYHIITAHGSFHGRTMATLSATGQEKVKVGFYPLLPEFTHVPWNDWRAVESAVRRETVAILIEGIQGEGGVNVATPEFLTHVRRICDERNLLLLWDGVQCGMFRTGRFQSYERILEGRDVGFSPDAVAMAKSLGGGFPVGAVWVRDPLSQLMGPGSHGTTYGGNPLACAAALATFEVIQAERLDENIRVRGEALKSSLLDLRDKYPGQISDVRGYGGLLGIELKECNARGKVMQLIGMGLLTAAAGEKVVRLLPPLNVSEEECDQALQILSRSFA; from the coding sequence ATGATTGAACAGCGAGTGTATCAGCTGATCGCGGGGCAAAGAGCTGAGGCAGTATTGAGGCGACATGACCAAGTGGTGCTGGGGAACTATGCTCGTTTTCCGCTGTTGATAAGGCGTGGGAAGGGGTGCTACGTCTGGGATGAAGAGGGTCGGAGGTATCTTGATTTTGCACAGGGGATAGCAGTAAATGCGTTAGGGCATTGCCATGAGGCTATTGTGAAAGCGATTCAGGACCAGATGGGGCGCTTGATGCATGTGTCGAATTTGTTTTATCACGAGGGGCAGGCACTTCTTGCAGAGCGAATTGTTGGTTTACTTGGGGCAGGGCGTGTGTTTTTTTGCAATAGTGGAGCAGAGGCGAACGAGGCGTTGATAAAGCTTGCGAGGCGTTTTGGTGCGGAGTCTGGGAGGTATCATATTATCACAGCACATGGTTCCTTTCATGGGAGAACGATGGCCACACTTTCGGCCACAGGTCAGGAGAAGGTGAAGGTCGGGTTTTATCCGTTATTGCCTGAGTTTACTCATGTGCCTTGGAATGATTGGCGGGCGGTCGAGTCGGCGGTGCGAAGAGAGACGGTGGCGATTTTAATCGAGGGGATACAAGGCGAGGGTGGGGTAAACGTGGCTACACCTGAATTTCTCACTCATGTGCGACGTATATGCGACGAGCGGAATTTACTTTTGCTGTGGGATGGAGTGCAGTGTGGGATGTTTCGAACGGGACGCTTTCAAAGCTATGAGCGAATTCTTGAAGGTCGTGATGTTGGTTTCTCGCCAGATGCAGTTGCAATGGCTAAATCTTTAGGAGGTGGCTTTCCAGTGGGAGCGGTGTGGGTGCGAGATCCTTTGAGTCAACTGATGGGACCAGGATCGCATGGGACAACTTACGGGGGCAACCCTTTAGCTTGTGCGGCGGCATTAGCCACTTTTGAGGTGATTCAGGCAGAACGCTTGGACGAGAATATTCGTGTTCGCGGGGAAGCGTTGAAATCGTCTCTCTTAGATTTGAGAGATAAATATCCGGGGCAGATTAGCGATGTAAGAGGATATGGGGGACTTTTGGGGATCGAGTTAAAGGAGTGCAATGCGCGCGGCAAAGTCATGCAACTTATCGGCATGGGGCTTTTAACTGCAGCAGCAGGCGAGAAAGTCGTTCGATTGTTGCCACCGTTGAATGTAAGTGAAGAAGAATGCGATCAGGCGTTGCAGATTTTATCTCGATCTTTTGCCTAA
- the glgP gene encoding alpha-glucan family phosphorylase, with product MQKWPFSYSCIPQIPPRIEGLRELAYNLWWTWNPKAIAIFNELDPALWKKVEHNPVRLLHHIPQTRLIQVSEDPAFVSRLDAVLHDLHQYLSRSDRWFPTHHGHDHLIAYFSAEFGFHESLPIYSGGLGILAGDHCKSASDLGVPFIAVGLLYRIGYFKQRFNKDGWQESENIHFNFYELPITEMRHADGTPVTTQVDILGTPVTIKVWQALIGNVRLLLLDTDISENTEEHRKITYQLYGGDHETRIKQEIVLGIGGVRAIAAIGLKPTVYHMNEGHAAFLSLERIRQLITLQGLNFSEALQVVAASNLFTTHTPVPAGNDAFSPALMHKYFDRYAQESSISFEEIMRLGRPWEHHHDEPFSMTILGLRTSRQANGVSAIHGHVSREMWQNVWPGVPVEEIPIGHITNGIHTATWMAPEIRALFDRSLGPNWIENSYDPTLWSRNSEFDDEEFWNIHQALKVRLIHFARNNVRQQRIRTGFKPEDIVQADQILDPSVLTIGFARRFATYKRATLLFRDLDRLNAIVNHPEHPVQFIFAGKAHPADEGGKKLIQRIYQICLMPEFRNRIVLLENYDINLARYLYHGVDVWLNNPTRPLEASGTSGEKVCPNGVLNLSVRDGWWDEAYDGANGWAIGEDVVSHDASVQDEFDAVSLYTLIEQQVAPLYYRRDSDEIPHEWISWCRHSIETICPIYNTGRMVQDYCNQYYLVASRNGKKMAENNYSHARNLSQWKDRVRRAWHQVRAKEVTCHAHQNNQYIMVGDGFTLEAKVYLGDLTPQEVLVEAYAQLTSGAGRAQQHRLEAVQTFPDGWILYRGRVVALETGTYRLNVRVIPYHPDLVQKHELRLICWAE from the coding sequence ATGCAAAAATGGCCCTTCTCTTACTCCTGCATCCCCCAAATCCCACCCCGCATCGAAGGACTTCGCGAACTCGCCTACAACCTTTGGTGGACCTGGAACCCTAAAGCTATAGCCATATTCAACGAACTCGACCCTGCACTCTGGAAAAAAGTCGAGCACAACCCCGTCCGCCTCCTCCACCACATCCCTCAAACCCGCCTAATCCAAGTCTCCGAAGACCCCGCCTTCGTCTCCCGCCTAGACGCCGTCCTCCACGACCTCCACCAATACCTCTCCCGCAGCGATCGCTGGTTCCCCACCCACCATGGACACGATCACCTTATCGCCTACTTCTCAGCCGAATTCGGCTTTCACGAGTCCCTCCCCATCTACTCCGGCGGCCTAGGCATTCTCGCAGGCGACCACTGCAAATCCGCCTCCGACCTCGGCGTCCCATTCATTGCAGTGGGGCTCCTCTACCGCATCGGCTACTTCAAACAACGCTTCAACAAAGACGGCTGGCAAGAATCCGAAAACATCCACTTCAACTTTTACGAACTCCCCATCACAGAAATGCGCCACGCCGACGGCACCCCCGTCACCACACAAGTAGATATCCTAGGAACCCCAGTAACCATCAAAGTCTGGCAAGCCCTCATCGGAAATGTCCGACTCCTCCTTCTCGATACCGACATCAGCGAAAACACCGAAGAACACCGCAAAATCACCTACCAACTCTACGGCGGCGACCACGAAACCCGCATCAAACAAGAAATCGTCCTCGGCATCGGCGGCGTCCGCGCCATCGCCGCCATAGGCCTCAAACCAACCGTATATCACATGAACGAAGGCCACGCCGCCTTCCTCTCCCTCGAGCGCATCCGCCAACTCATCACCCTCCAAGGCCTCAACTTCTCCGAAGCCCTACAAGTCGTCGCCGCCTCAAATCTCTTCACCACCCACACCCCAGTCCCCGCAGGCAACGACGCCTTTTCCCCAGCACTCATGCACAAATACTTCGACCGCTACGCCCAAGAATCCTCCATCAGCTTCGAAGAAATAATGCGCCTCGGACGACCATGGGAACATCACCACGACGAACCCTTCAGCATGACCATCCTCGGCCTCCGCACCTCCCGCCAAGCCAATGGCGTCAGTGCCATCCACGGCCACGTCTCACGTGAAATGTGGCAAAATGTCTGGCCAGGCGTCCCAGTTGAAGAAATCCCCATCGGCCACATCACCAACGGCATCCACACCGCCACCTGGATGGCACCAGAAATCCGAGCACTCTTCGACCGCTCCCTCGGCCCAAATTGGATCGAAAACTCCTACGACCCCACACTATGGTCCAGAAACAGTGAGTTCGACGATGAAGAATTTTGGAATATCCACCAAGCCCTCAAAGTCCGCCTCATCCACTTCGCCCGCAACAACGTCCGCCAACAACGCATCCGCACCGGATTCAAACCCGAAGACATCGTCCAAGCCGATCAAATTCTCGACCCCTCCGTGCTGACCATCGGCTTCGCTCGACGCTTTGCCACCTACAAACGCGCCACACTCCTTTTCCGCGACCTCGATCGCCTCAACGCCATCGTCAATCATCCCGAGCACCCTGTCCAATTCATCTTCGCAGGCAAAGCCCACCCCGCAGATGAAGGCGGCAAAAAACTAATCCAACGCATCTACCAAATCTGCCTCATGCCAGAATTCCGTAACCGCATCGTGCTCCTCGAAAATTACGACATCAACCTCGCCCGCTACCTCTACCACGGCGTAGACGTCTGGCTCAACAACCCCACACGCCCTCTCGAAGCCTCCGGCACCAGCGGAGAAAAAGTCTGCCCCAACGGAGTCCTCAACCTCTCCGTCCGCGACGGCTGGTGGGACGAAGCCTACGATGGCGCCAACGGCTGGGCAATCGGCGAAGATGTCGTCTCACACGATGCCTCAGTCCAAGATGAATTCGACGCCGTCTCACTCTATACCCTGATTGAGCAACAAGTCGCGCCCCTCTATTACCGCCGCGATAGCGACGAGATCCCACACGAATGGATCTCTTGGTGCCGACACAGCATCGAAACCATATGCCCAATTTACAACACCGGCCGCATGGTGCAGGACTACTGCAATCAATATTATCTAGTCGCCTCTCGTAACGGCAAAAAAATGGCCGAAAACAACTACAGCCACGCCCGCAACCTTTCCCAATGGAAAGATCGCGTCCGACGCGCATGGCATCAAGTCCGAGCCAAAGAAGTCACCTGCCACGCTCACCAAAATAACCAATACATCATGGTCGGAGACGGCTTCACCCTAGAAGCCAAAGTATATCTCGGTGACCTCACCCCACAAGAAGTCCTCGTAGAAGCTTACGCACAACTCACCAGCGGCGCTGGTCGCGCCCAACAACACCGCCTAGAAGCCGTTCAAACCTTCCCCGACGGATGGATCCTCTATCGCGGACGAGTAGTCGCACTTGAGACAGGCACATACCGCCTCAACGTCCGAGTCATCCCTTATCACCCTGATCTCGTCCAAAAACACGAGCTCCGACTCATCTGCTGGGCTGAATAA
- the truA gene encoding tRNA pseudouridine(38-40) synthase TruA: protein MLSTYILTLSYKGTRYQGWQRQANTPHTIQQILENALSTLFSTPITTDASGRTDAGVHALGQIVAFRAPRKFSPATLLRALNAHLPPDIRVLRARHTPTPFHPRFDAHSKTYLYKIYNHPIHDPFLVELAWHQPLPLSLPAMRQAARHLIGRHDFSAFFTNPGYPVPDRTRTLYRLTISQPAPHHIEIRATADGFLHRMMRNLVGTLVAVGRQKLSPQQIPLLLESKSRLHAPATAPAHGLYLEKVHYRKPSTPHQSKTSPSPQ from the coding sequence ATGCTATCCACCTACATCCTCACCCTCTCCTACAAAGGCACTCGCTACCAAGGATGGCAACGCCAAGCCAACACCCCTCACACCATCCAACAAATTTTAGAAAACGCCCTCTCCACTCTCTTCTCCACGCCGATCACCACCGACGCCTCAGGCCGCACCGATGCCGGCGTCCACGCCCTAGGCCAAATAGTTGCATTTCGCGCACCACGCAAATTTTCACCCGCCACCCTCCTACGCGCCCTAAACGCCCACCTCCCCCCCGACATCCGGGTCCTCCGCGCTCGCCACACCCCTACCCCATTCCATCCCCGCTTCGATGCCCACAGCAAGACTTACCTATACAAAATCTACAATCACCCCATCCACGATCCCTTCCTCGTAGAGCTTGCCTGGCACCAGCCCCTTCCCCTTTCCCTACCAGCCATGCGCCAAGCCGCGCGCCATCTCATCGGCCGCCACGACTTCTCAGCTTTCTTCACCAACCCCGGCTACCCAGTCCCCGATCGCACTCGCACCCTCTACCGCCTAACCATAAGTCAACCTGCCCCACACCACATCGAAATCCGAGCCACAGCCGACGGCTTCCTTCATCGCATGATGCGAAACCTAGTCGGAACGCTCGTCGCCGTCGGTCGCCAAAAACTCTCCCCCCAACAAATCCCGCTCCTCCTCGAATCAAAATCCCGCCTCCACGCTCCAGCGACTGCCCCAGCTCATGGCCTCTACCTCGAAAAAGTTCACTACCGCAAACCTTCCACGCCTCATCAATCCAAGACCTCCCCCTCTCCACAATGA
- a CDS encoding 50S ribosomal protein L11 methyltransferase — MKNTLPTHHWICRRYLHPDHAEKWIHTLPPAHQLKITYTHSPPTPRARVDFYAPSYRAAYAFKKKHGGRILRLSSLAWSPNPAPTDPPLRATRRLAICSTPQQLHHWQRKLNPSQLILITHSLAFGTGHHPTTALCLRALQTIATRQRKSPSQPPPAPCIDIGTGSGILAIAAARLGFPDVHALDHDTTALRIARYHARINHTTIRFIHADITRYPLPPASYSLIIANLYSALLTVAAPRILQALAPKGYLILSGIRTEDENEIRHAFASVPFIHRSQKENWLCLIAQAAF; from the coding sequence ATGAAAAATACGCTCCCCACACACCACTGGATTTGCCGGCGCTATCTCCATCCCGACCACGCCGAAAAATGGATCCACACTCTCCCCCCAGCCCATCAGCTCAAAATCACCTACACCCACTCCCCCCCAACCCCCCGCGCCAGAGTCGACTTCTACGCACCCTCCTACCGCGCTGCCTATGCATTCAAAAAAAAACACGGCGGCCGCATCCTGCGTCTGTCCTCACTCGCCTGGTCCCCCAATCCAGCCCCCACCGATCCTCCTCTCCGCGCAACTCGACGCCTTGCTATCTGCTCCACCCCGCAGCAGCTCCATCACTGGCAACGCAAACTCAACCCCTCACAACTCATCCTCATCACCCACAGTCTAGCCTTCGGCACAGGCCATCACCCCACCACCGCCCTCTGCCTACGCGCTCTACAGACCATTGCTACTCGCCAGCGAAAATCCCCATCCCAACCTCCCCCAGCGCCCTGCATAGACATCGGCACAGGAAGCGGAATCCTAGCAATTGCCGCCGCTCGATTGGGCTTCCCCGACGTCCACGCTCTAGATCATGATACCACAGCCCTGCGCATAGCCCGCTACCACGCTCGCATCAATCACACAACCATCCGCTTCATCCACGCCGACATCACCCGATACCCCCTCCCCCCCGCATCCTATTCCCTCATTATCGCCAATCTCTACAGCGCACTCCTCACCGTCGCAGCCCCAAGAATCCTCCAAGCCCTCGCCCCAAAAGGTTACCTCATCCTCTCAGGCATCCGCACCGAAGATGAAAACGAAATCCGCCACGCCTTTGCCTCCGTGCCGTTCATCCATCGCTCCCAAAAAGAAAACTGGCTATGTCTGATTGCACAAGCAGCCTTCTAA
- the argB gene encoding acetylglutamate kinase — translation MNNQHDQVAKALIEALPALLRLKGEIVVVKYGGSAMENERLVEGVLRDVILLAAVGIFPVVVHGGGKLISKAMREANLQPVFIQGMRYTDEATIKIIEKTFNESITPVIANRIVELGAKACAISGVEVLKARKLFVKLPMTKGKAKDSPQEPIDLGLVGEVTEVKTAVITACIRRGEIPVISPIAVDKQGQRYNVNADVAASAVAEALKANTLIFLSDVNGVLRNASDPNSRIPVLTEKQIADLCKQGVIDGGMLPKLDSAMAAIRAGVKNVYLLDGRMPHGLLLKLFTRADVGTEIHI, via the coding sequence ATGAATAATCAACACGATCAAGTGGCGAAGGCTTTAATTGAGGCGCTACCGGCGTTACTTCGGCTAAAGGGCGAGATAGTGGTGGTGAAGTATGGGGGCTCTGCGATGGAGAATGAGCGGCTTGTGGAGGGGGTGTTGCGTGATGTGATTTTGTTAGCTGCGGTGGGGATATTTCCAGTGGTGGTGCATGGGGGTGGGAAGTTGATCAGCAAGGCGATGAGGGAGGCTAATTTACAGCCCGTATTTATTCAAGGGATGCGCTATACGGATGAGGCGACGATAAAGATAATTGAAAAAACATTTAATGAATCGATTACGCCTGTGATTGCGAATCGTATTGTAGAGCTTGGGGCTAAGGCTTGTGCTATCTCTGGGGTAGAGGTGTTGAAGGCTCGTAAGCTTTTTGTGAAGCTGCCGATGACGAAGGGTAAGGCTAAGGATTCGCCTCAAGAGCCGATTGATTTGGGACTTGTAGGGGAAGTGACAGAGGTCAAGACAGCTGTTATCACGGCATGTATTAGGCGAGGTGAAATTCCGGTCATTTCGCCTATTGCTGTGGATAAGCAAGGGCAACGTTATAATGTGAATGCAGATGTCGCGGCATCGGCTGTGGCTGAGGCGTTAAAAGCGAATACGTTAATTTTTCTTTCTGATGTGAACGGTGTCTTGCGAAATGCGTCGGATCCTAATTCGCGGATTCCTGTTCTTACAGAGAAACAGATAGCGGATCTATGCAAACAGGGTGTGATTGATGGCGGAATGCTCCCGAAGCTGGATTCGGCTATGGCAGCGATACGGGCTGGGGTTAAAAATGTGTATCTTTTGGATGGGCGTATGCCGCACGGGCTGTTGTTGAAACTTTTTACTCGAGCAGATGTGGGCACTGAGATTCACATCTAG
- the ruvX gene encoding Holliday junction resolvase RuvX, protein MKNILALDLGAARVGLAYADAQIGIPLPLPYLPAQPWDAFLSALKKIVAEKSIHEIVVGLPLKMDGTSGPAAQAARQRIQEIHAATALPVYPIDERLSTLQASRQLQAYGLPAKKQKQHLDSSAALILLQAYLDRHQGPPQS, encoded by the coding sequence ATGAAAAACATCCTTGCCCTTGACCTCGGCGCCGCACGCGTTGGCCTGGCCTATGCAGACGCTCAGATCGGCATCCCACTTCCCCTGCCCTATCTCCCCGCACAACCCTGGGACGCCTTTCTCTCAGCTCTAAAAAAAATTGTCGCAGAAAAATCAATCCACGAAATCGTCGTCGGCCTACCCCTAAAAATGGACGGCACCTCAGGGCCCGCTGCTCAAGCTGCCCGCCAGCGCATCCAAGAAATTCACGCCGCTACCGCCTTGCCCGTCTACCCCATAGACGAACGCCTCTCCACCCTCCAAGCCAGTCGCCAGCTTCAAGCCTACGGCCTCCCCGCAAAAAAACAAAAACAACACCTAGACAGCAGTGCAGCTCTGATCCTCCTCCAAGCTTATCTCGACCGCCACCAAGGCCCTCCACAATCCTGA
- a CDS encoding M23 family metallopeptidase: MRGFRGEWIAWGLYVLMLYLVVEFASRSLKIGELDGDVVWITWQEFVERHLGDLMETNATMDFPVRPPLAEGVQIARPFGNEGHLGEDWNVAPGNEDLGEPVYSPGDGWVSLAMDFEGAWGKVVTVIYKVEEQGRVHYVEMMFAHLDAIYVEPFTLIPRGKLIGVMGNCGGLYAAHLHWEVRTELGLGLGGGYGEEDMLKSYRSGSGFISALRKEEGRYRFLAMEDWEMWGSD, encoded by the coding sequence ATGAGAGGCTTCAGAGGCGAATGGATAGCGTGGGGGCTGTATGTTTTGATGCTTTATTTAGTGGTTGAATTTGCCTCGCGAAGCTTGAAAATAGGGGAATTAGACGGGGATGTCGTTTGGATTACATGGCAGGAGTTTGTCGAGAGACATTTGGGTGATCTGATGGAAACCAATGCTACGATGGATTTTCCCGTCCGTCCTCCTTTAGCGGAGGGCGTGCAGATTGCGCGCCCTTTTGGAAATGAAGGCCATCTCGGGGAGGACTGGAATGTCGCGCCGGGAAATGAGGATTTAGGAGAGCCTGTGTATAGTCCTGGAGATGGTTGGGTGTCGTTGGCAATGGACTTTGAGGGGGCTTGGGGAAAAGTGGTAACTGTAATTTATAAAGTGGAGGAGCAAGGCCGTGTGCACTACGTTGAGATGATGTTTGCGCATTTGGACGCTATCTATGTTGAGCCTTTCACCTTGATACCGCGTGGTAAGCTTATCGGTGTGATGGGTAACTGCGGTGGTCTTTATGCGGCGCATCTTCATTGGGAGGTGCGCACAGAGCTGGGGCTAGGATTAGGGGGGGGCTACGGTGAGGAAGATATGTTGAAAAGTTATCGTAGTGGATCGGGTTTCATTAGCGCTCTTCGTAAGGAAGAGGGGCGTTATCGTTTCCTTGCGATGGAGGATTGGGAGATGTGGGGCAGTGATTGA
- a CDS encoding MBL fold metallo-hydrolase, producing the protein MKVKGAERKRWHHRNFITDVLIPSLFARKIGVQGKPIFPKVTGDQIGITWIGHASFLIQTARHNVLIDPNWSNWLTVIRRLRRAGFALRDLPNIDLVLITHAHFDHLDRRSLRKIAERQPIVVPENVGNLVHDLGFERVHEMRWWEDYVYRGLKITFTPAKHWGARLGFDRHRGYGGYVIEYAGRRIYHSGDTTYFEGFKEIGRRCKPEIVLMAIGAYQSLSARDHHIDPEKALQAFEELGGKTFIPMHFGTYRISYEPMHEPAERLLREAAKRRILSQIRFLIEGMPQVF; encoded by the coding sequence ATGAAAGTGAAGGGAGCGGAACGTAAGCGGTGGCATCATCGGAATTTTATTACGGATGTGTTGATACCATCGCTTTTTGCAAGGAAGATTGGGGTGCAGGGGAAGCCGATTTTTCCGAAAGTGACAGGGGATCAAATAGGGATCACTTGGATTGGGCATGCGTCGTTTTTGATTCAGACGGCTAGGCATAATGTGTTGATTGATCCGAATTGGAGTAATTGGTTGACGGTGATCCGACGGCTGAGGCGCGCGGGTTTTGCGTTGAGGGATTTGCCGAATATTGACTTGGTGTTGATCACGCATGCGCATTTTGATCATTTGGATCGGCGGAGTTTGAGAAAGATTGCGGAGCGGCAGCCGATCGTTGTGCCGGAGAATGTAGGAAACTTGGTGCATGATTTAGGGTTTGAGCGCGTTCATGAGATGCGGTGGTGGGAGGATTACGTGTATCGAGGTTTGAAGATTACTTTTACTCCTGCGAAGCATTGGGGAGCGCGGTTGGGGTTTGACCGGCACCGAGGTTATGGAGGGTATGTGATCGAGTATGCTGGACGGAGGATATATCATAGTGGGGATACGACTTATTTTGAGGGGTTTAAGGAGATTGGGAGGCGATGTAAGCCGGAGATTGTATTGATGGCGATCGGCGCGTATCAGAGCTTGTCGGCGCGGGATCATCACATCGATCCGGAGAAGGCTTTGCAGGCGTTTGAGGAGCTAGGCGGGAAGACGTTTATCCCGATGCATTTTGGGACGTATCGGATTAGCTATGAGCCGATGCATGAGCCTGCGGAGAGGTTGTTGCGTGAGGCTGCGAAGCGGAGGATTCTTTCGCAGATTCGTTTTTTGATCGAGGGGATGCCGCAGGTGTTTTAA